Sequence from the Euzebyales bacterium genome:
CAGGTCGTCACGTGGGAGAGACTTCTCGTCGCCTTCGTCGGACTTGCGGCCAAAGAAACTCTTCACACGCTCATTCAGATAACGCAACCATTCGTCCGGCATGAAGCCCGCGAAGAAGGCAGCCCCTTGGAGCGGCCTCGCCGGTCCACCGATGACCACCTCGAGCAGCCACGCCGTTATCACGGCGATCATCAACCTGACGCTCATACCGCTGTAGGACTTCGCCTGCAGATCGCCGCGCACATGTCCCTGCAGCGCAGTCCTGAGCCCGAAGACATACGCGCCGAGAAAAGCGAAGGCGACGGGCGACGGCGGAGGTCGCCAGAAGTCGGTCATTCTGAACTGCGGTGGCGCCACATCGACCGGCAATCCGTTGCCTGAGTGGATCATCAGCGCGGTCCAGCCGATGCTGATCAGCAGCGTGGCGACCACCACAGGCGAACGGCGACCGGCGGCCAGTTCGGCGTCACCCTTGGAGACCGTGCCGTACGTCTCCTCGATCTGTCTCCCATACTTGGCATCAAGGTCGCTCAGCGTCTGCATCGTCGGGTCTAGTCTCAACGCGTCGTGGATGAACTCGTGCTTGAGCGTACCGAGCTGGGTGCGGTCGAACAGGAAATACAACAGCGCAGGAAGCAGCGAGGCCAGCGCGATCAGGAGCCACTGCAACATCCATGCTGCGGCCAGCGAAGCGTTCTCCACCTCCGCCAGGAACATGAACAGGTCGGACACGCTGTTCACGGTTCCGCTGAGACGACCGACGTGCCAGGCAACGGCACCTGGGAGGAGGATCGTCACCACGAGGACGATCGTCAGGCTCCCGAGCTGCACCAGCCAACGGCGGGCACCCTGCCAACCCCTCCGCCAGACCGCGTGCGCGAGCCATAGCGCGATGCCGATGCTTGCGACGGCGATCCAGGTGACGCTGAACCACGGGACAGAGACGAACGGCAGCAGCGCGGTCAACAAGACGGCGACGATCACAACGGTGCCCAGCGCGGCCAGGATTCCGGTCAGCCTCGATGGACCCTTACGAAGCCGCTCCAGCCGGATGAACCGAGAGTTGCGCACCTTCTTCATGTCCATCCGGCTCGTGTCACCGTGTGCGAGCGGCCGACGTTCAAGTGGGGCGAGATGGATTGTCTGTCCGTCATCCATGATGACGTCAACCGGACCAGCGCGAAGATTGACGATTTCGGGCGGCGAGATGCTCGACCACACCGGTAGCGGCGAAGGTTCGAGGCGCTGCCCATTTCGCACGTTGTGCGAGCCATTGCTCGAGCTGTGATCTGTTGTGAAGTCAGTGGACATCACGAACTCCTTGCAGGATGCTACATGGAGTGAGCGGTCCACCAGGGCATTGATACATCGAGTTGCGCACATCTCTCTCAGCATTGCCGTGCCGCCCGACGGGCCTGTTCGCGGACCTCCGATCGAACGAGTAACAGATCGTCTACATCGTACGAACAATGCCTGATCGCACTCCCGACGTCTGTTCGGTGCAAAGTCTCTGAGCACTCTCCACGAGGGTATGACGAGCCTGCGGGAAGGCGATTGCGCGCACGGCAACTACGTACGGCACGCGCTTGCCAGCGAGTTGTTGCGGCCTCGGCCATCACGTCGCTCGCCCGCTGGCAGGGCACTGTCGCGCCGTTGCGATGTCAACGGCCGAGCCGGATCGTCCGCGTCTCGATCGCCGCGTCGACCCGCACGCGTCCGGCTGTGCGGTTGGCGCGGGCGATCGCGTCGAGTTCGCGGTCGGTTCGCGCCGGACTGTGGTGGAACAGCAGCAGCCGCCGCACGTCACACGTCCGCGCCAGGCCGACGGCGTACTCGACCGTCGCGTGCCCGAAGCCGCGCCAGACCGCGAACTCGTCGCGCAGGTGATGCGCGTCGTGGAACAGCAGGTCGACATCTTCGACGAGCGCCCGGATCGCGGGATGGACGGTGCCGAGCCCGTCAGGGCCGTCGCCGAACGCGATCGGTGAGTGGTCGGGCACGTATGCGATCGTCGACACGCCGTCGCTGATCCGATAGCCGAAGGTCCGGCCGCCCTTGTGGGGGATCTCCAGGGCCAGCACCGACAGGTCTGCGATGCCGTGCGCGCCTTCGTCCAGATCGACGAAGCACCAGTCCCCGTTCAGACCGGCCGGGTCGATGGGAAAGTGCGGCGGCGACATCATCTTCGCAACGGTGAGTTCCGCGCCGTCTCCCCACACCGCGGACGACTGCGCCGGAACGGTGACGGTCACCCGCGCGCCGGGCCGATCGGCCGCGGCGAAGAACGGCAGGCCCTGCAGATGGTCCCAGTGCATGTGCGTCAGCAAGATCGTGCCCTCGAACGGGGATCCGTCGAGCAGCCCGGTGAGGCGACGGATGCCGGTGCCCGCGTCGAGCACAAGCCGCGGTGGGCCGTCGTCGCAGGCGATCGCGACGCACGACGTGTGTCCGCCGTAGCGCGCGAACGCGAAGCCGGGAGCAGGCGTAGACCCGCGTACCCCGCAGATCAGCACGCGCATGGCCCACGCACGCTCAGGTCTCCAGTCCCGTCCCGCCTTCAGCTCGGCGCGGCACGCCGAGATGAGCACAGCATGGACCAGCCGACCCGGCCGGTCTGTCGCGTGGACGACACAACGCCTGAACGGCGCAACGGAACCTTCGGGAGCCTGGTTCCACGAACACGCGACGGACCGGCTTCGCCGGACAGATGTTCGTCGCCCGGGCGGCGCACCCCGGCACGCTGCCCACGGTCAGCCCACTGCCCGCAGCTACGGTGTCGCGCGCCGACCCCTGCGCGGCCCGAAGGCCGAGCGGCCGGCGCGCGTCCCGCCACCGCAGTCGGTCACCGTCGCAGCCGGTGCATCTCGCGTGCTCCAGCACGCTCCGGGACTGACTGCGACGCATGATGCCCGACGATCACGCACCGGTCTGTCGTCCAGCTGACACTTCCACGGTGTCCGCGATGACGTAACGCGCCGCCGCGCCACGTCGTCGCGGCGGCGGGAGCCCTGCGGCCGACCGCCACCACACCCACCGCGCGGCTGGTGCGCCCGCAGATCGTGCGCTAGCGTCGCCCGCGGGACGGAAAGGATCGTGTCATGCCGATCTTCATGATCGAGCGGCGCTACGCGGCGGAGCTGGAAGCCAGCGCTGACGTGCTGGACGACATCAACAGGGTCAACGACGCCGAGGGCGTGCGCTGGTTGTACTCGTTCCTCTCCGCCGACAAGCGCCGGACCTACTGCCTGTACGACGCGCCGTCACCGGAGGCGATCCGGCGCGCTGCAGAGCGGGCGGGGCTGCCGGCGGACGCGATCATCGAGGTGACCGACCGCCTCATGCCCGACGGCAGGATGGCGGAGATCTGACGCGACCGGTCTCACGCAAGGCCGTGCTCGACCGCGTACATGGCCGCCTGCGTGCGGTTGGCCGCCCCCGTCTTGAGCAGGATGCTGCGCACGTGGTTGGCGGCGGTGTTGCCACTGATGTAGAGGCGGTTGCCGATCTCCCGGTTGCTCAGCCCCTCGGCGAGCAGGCGGAGCACCGCCACCTCGCGGTCGCTGAGCTCGTCGGGGTGCGGTGACGCCTCCACCGCGTCGAGCAGTCGCAGCACCCGCTGCTGGCCGAGCGGAGCGGCGACCTCGCGCGCGCGGGCCGCGAGCACGGTCGCGCGGCGCGCATCACCCGTCCCCGCGAGGAACTGTGCATGGCGCGCCAGGGTCTCCGACAGGTGCACGGTCGACCCCATGCGCTCATCCATCTGCGTCGCCGTGACGAAGTGGCGCTCGGCCGTGGCGTCGTCGCCACCCAGCGCTGCGATGCGGCCCAGGTAGCGGTCGGCACTACCGAACAGGGCGAGGAACTCGCCGGCGACCATGTTCATCCCGGCGTAGTTCGCGACGAGGGGCCGCAGCGTGCGCGCGATGTCGAGGTCTGCGCCCGCCAGACCCGCTTCGGCCATGAACACCAGCTCCATCGGCCACTGCGCGCCGAACACCTGCGCGTCGAGATCCCGATTGAGCAGGTGCCGCAACGCGCGTTGTCTGCCGTGCTCCACACCGAGCTCCGTGTAGAGCGCGAGCAGCCCCGGGACCCACCGTCCGTCGAACGACTCGTGACCGGTGAGGTGCGGGCGGAACGCGTCCAGGCCGCCGGTCTCACGCCGGATCATGAACATCTGGACGCCGTAGGGACCTTCCGTCGCGTCGATCCCGAACGAGTCACCGAGTGCGAGCAGTCGTTCGGCACGGCGTTCCGCGCTCTCGAAGTCACCGTGCAGGAACGCCCGCCCCTGCACCAGGCATCCCGCGACGTAGCTGAACAGCGGCGTCCTGCTGGACGCTTCAGCGCGCTGCGCGTCGGTCGTCGCCTCGTCGACCACATCGGGCCTGCCCAGCACATAGCCGGCCATCGCCCGGAAGTACGCGGCGGACCCGCGCTTCTCGTGGTCACCGCGCCGCCGCGCCATGCCGCACACCTGCGCGGCGCGCTCGACCTGGACCTCGGCCATGTCCGGGGTGATGCCGTGCCACAGGCTCGCCTCCAACGCGACCATCACCGCGTCGTCATCGCCGAGCCGACGGGCGGCGGCGATGGCCCGGCCGCCGACCTCGCGAGCCCGCGGGGTGTCGCCCGCGAAGACCAGCGCCCGCCCCAGGCTGCTGAGCGCCGACACGTACCGCGGATCGTCGTCCTGCAGGCCGCACTCCGAGATCGCCGCCGTGAGCAGGTCGGCGGCGCGCGAGCTGGCCAGGCCCGGCCGCCAGCTGGCGTCCTCGTAGCCGATCGCGGCCTCGAGACGAACGAGGGGGTCCGACATGCCCGACAGGCGCTCGTAGATGTCGCGGGCGCGCGCGAAGTCGCCGGCGCGCACGTGGTTCGCGGCCGCGTCGAACAACATCGCCGCGCGCGTCCGGGCGTCGGACTCGGGCAGGCGGGCCGCGCGCTCGAACCACATGGCCGCTTCCTCGTAGGCCAGGCTGCGCTCGGCCAGACGGCCGGCCGCTCCCGCCGCCTCGAGCGCCTGGTCGTGGAACCCGAGCACGTGCGCCGCGAGGTAGTGGGCGGCGATCCGTGGCACCACTGTCGCGTCGGCGCGGTGCGGCTCCAATGCCTCCGCAGCTCTGGCGTGCAACAGGATGCGTCGCGAGGAGGTCATCCCGTCGATGACCGCCTCACGGGTCAGCGAGTGGACGAACGCGTAGACGCCATCGAGTCCGTCGACCGCCTCGATCAGGCCCAGTGCCGTCGCCGCATCGATCGCGGCGAGGGCGGCGCTGCCTTCGACAGCGCCGGCAGCGGTGAGCGTCGGGAGGTCGAAGGTGTCGCCGAGGATGGCCGCGGTCTCCACGACGGCCCGGAACTGCTCGCTCAGACCTGCCAGGCGGCGGCGGAGGGTGTCGCCGATCGAGGCCGGCACCTTGTGGGCCGATCGCAGGGCGGCCACTCCGCCCCGACGCTCGAGATCACCCCACAGCTCCCGCAGGAAGAACGGGTTGCCGCCCGTCCTGTCGCGGAGCATGGCTGCGGGCACCTGCGCGGCGGTCAACGGCATGCCGTCGCGCAGGTTGAGGAACTCGGCGATCGCGTCAGTGTCGAGGCCGCTGAGATCGAGCCGACGGACACCCTCGAGACGATGCAACTCGGCGACCCGGGACAGCAGGTCGTCGGAACGATCCGGCGCAGTCGTGCGGAACGTCGCGAGCACGAGCATCCGGACGTCGGAGCAGACCCTGACGACGTGTTCCAGCAGCGCCACGGTCGGAGACTGCGCCCAGTGCAGGTCGTCGAGGATCAGCGTGAGCGGCCGGTCCGCCGCCATGCCGCGGACCAGGTCGGACACCGCATCGAACAGTTCCCGGCGCACCTCTCCGGTCCGTTCACCGGCCGTCCGGGCGTCGCGGCGATGGCGTGCCACGTGGGTCGACAGCCGTGCGAGCTCACCGGCTTTGTCGTCGAGCAGATGGTTCAGCGAACCCTCGGCCGTCTCCGCGAACAGTCGATCCAGCATCTCGGCGAAGGGCTGGTACGGGACGCCCGCGTCCCGGCTGGACCGGCCGACGAGCACGGCGACGTCATGGTCGGCCAGCGCCCGTGCGACCTCGGCCACGAGTCGCGTCTTGCCGGCGCCGGGCTCACCGCCGACGAACACGAGGTGTCGGTGGCCCTGCTCGACCGACGCCCAGACCATTGCCAACGTCTCCAGCTCAAGCCGTCGGCCGACGAGGGGCATCTGGCTCGACGTCGCCAGCTGCGGTGGGAGGGAAGGCGGGTTCCAGGGCGCCACGCCC
This genomic interval carries:
- a CDS encoding MBL fold metallo-hydrolase, whose translation is MRVLICGVRGSTPAPGFAFARYGGHTSCVAIACDDGPPRLVLDAGTGIRRLTGLLDGSPFEGTILLTHMHWDHLQGLPFFAAADRPGARVTVTVPAQSSAVWGDGAELTVAKMMSPPHFPIDPAGLNGDWCFVDLDEGAHGIADLSVLALEIPHKGGRTFGYRISDGVSTIAYVPDHSPIAFGDGPDGLGTVHPAIRALVEDVDLLFHDAHHLRDEFAVWRGFGHATVEYAVGLARTCDVRRLLLFHHSPARTDRELDAIARANRTAGRVRVDAAIETRTIRLGR
- a CDS encoding DUF4242 domain-containing protein; translated protein: MPIFMIERRYAAELEASADVLDDINRVNDAEGVRWLYSFLSADKRRTYCLYDAPSPEAIRRAAERAGLPADAIIEVTDRLMPDGRMAEI
- a CDS encoding AAA family ATPase yields the protein MPLVGRRLELETLAMVWASVEQGHRHLVFVGGEPGAGKTRLVAEVARALADHDVAVLVGRSSRDAGVPYQPFAEMLDRLFAETAEGSLNHLLDDKAGELARLSTHVARHRRDARTAGERTGEVRRELFDAVSDLVRGMAADRPLTLILDDLHWAQSPTVALLEHVVRVCSDVRMLVLATFRTTAPDRSDDLLSRVAELHRLEGVRRLDLSGLDTDAIAEFLNLRDGMPLTAAQVPAAMLRDRTGGNPFFLRELWGDLERRGGVAALRSAHKVPASIGDTLRRRLAGLSEQFRAVVETAAILGDTFDLPTLTAAGAVEGSAALAAIDAATALGLIEAVDGLDGVYAFVHSLTREAVIDGMTSSRRILLHARAAEALEPHRADATVVPRIAAHYLAAHVLGFHDQALEAAGAAGRLAERSLAYEEAAMWFERAARLPESDARTRAAMLFDAAANHVRAGDFARARDIYERLSGMSDPLVRLEAAIGYEDASWRPGLASSRAADLLTAAISECGLQDDDPRYVSALSSLGRALVFAGDTPRAREVGGRAIAAARRLGDDDAVMVALEASLWHGITPDMAEVQVERAAQVCGMARRRGDHEKRGSAAYFRAMAGYVLGRPDVVDEATTDAQRAEASSRTPLFSYVAGCLVQGRAFLHGDFESAERRAERLLALGDSFGIDATEGPYGVQMFMIRRETGGLDAFRPHLTGHESFDGRWVPGLLALYTELGVEHGRQRALRHLLNRDLDAQVFGAQWPMELVFMAEAGLAGADLDIARTLRPLVANYAGMNMVAGEFLALFGSADRYLGRIAALGGDDATAERHFVTATQMDERMGSTVHLSETLARHAQFLAGTGDARRATVLAARAREVAAPLGQQRVLRLLDAVEASPHPDELSDREVAVLRLLAEGLSNREIGNRLYISGNTAANHVRSILLKTGAANRTQAAMYAVEHGLA